The following proteins come from a genomic window of Rutidosis leptorrhynchoides isolate AG116_Rl617_1_P2 chromosome 10, CSIRO_AGI_Rlap_v1, whole genome shotgun sequence:
- the LOC139871963 gene encoding inactive protein kinase SELMODRAFT_444075-like: MSKEHKMVKVEKGVDGAEKVVVAVKASKEIPKTALVWALSHVVQPGHCITLLVVMPAQTSGRKLWKFPRFTGDCASGHQRSNMGTSSDQKIDITDSCSQMILQLHGVYDPNKINVKIKIVAGSPCGAVAAEAKKIQATWVVLDKKLKHEQKRCMEELQCNIVIMKKSQPKILRLNLVGSPKKGSETNCSSSSTNQLSKKQTKNKDSSIDSVRGPVVTPTSSPELFTTTEAGTSSVSSSDPGTSPFFIPVTNASLNKEKSLLAEKETDPTELSSDSESDQPSSSSSSLRFQPWIVDLITSSCQSSQNREESSQRYSSLAPMVDKDSEHGSHRSDIEFNGNVREAISLSRNVPSGPPPLCSICQHKAPIFGKPPRWFTYAELELATGGFSQVNFLAEGGYGSVHRGVLPDGQAVAVKQHKLASSQGDQEFCSEVEVLSCAQHRNVVMLIGFCIEDGRRLLVYEYICNGSLDSHLYGRHRDPLKWAARQKIAVGAARGLRYLHEECRVGCIVHRDMRPNNILITHDFEPLVGDFGLARWQPDGDTGEETRVIGTFGYLAPEYAQSGQITEKADVYSFGVVLVELVTGRKAVDLNRPKGQQCLTEWARPLLEEEAIDDLIDPQIRNSYAEQEVYCMLQAASLCIKKDPQLRPRMSQVLRILEGDMVMDSSYEVGNRSGRIYMDRQQSPMRETFEGFSSKPSLDSNRSLYWQREKARRTSSEDRR, from the exons ATGAGTAAAGAACATAAGATGGTGAAGGTGGAAAAAGGGGTGGATGGTGCTGAGAAGGTGGTTGTTGCAGTCAAAGCTTCTAAAGAGATACCTAAAACTGCTTTGGTTTGGGCTTTGAGTCATGTGGTTCAACCAGGGCATTGCATTACATTACTTGTGGTCATGCCTGCACAAACATCAG GTAGAAAATTATGGAAATTTCCAAGATTTACTGGGGACTGTGCTAGTGGGCACCAAAGGTCTAATATGGGAACAAGTTCAGACCAGAAGATTGATATTACTGATTCTTGCTCCCAAATGATCCTTCAGCTTCATGGTGTTTATGATCCTAATAAG ATAAATGTGAAGATAAAAATTGTTGCTGGATCGCCATGTGGGGCCGTAGCTGCAGAGGCCAAGAAAATTCAAGCTACTTGGGTTGTACTTGACAA GAAGCTCAAACATGAACAAAAGCGATGTATGGAAGAATTGCAATGCAACATTGTGATAATGAAGAAATCACAGCCAAAAATTCTTCGTCTGAACTTGGTTGGATCACCTAAGAAGGGATCCGAAACTAactgttcatcatcttcaacaaatcaATTATCTAAAAAACAAACAAAAAATAAAGACTCATCCATTGATTCTGTTCGAGGACCAGTTGTTACTCCAACAAGCAGTCCCGAATTATTTACTACAACCGAAGCTGGAACCTCATCAGTATCGAGTTCTGATCCCGGAACGTCACCGTTTTTTATCCCAGTAACCAATGCTTCATTAAATAAGGAGAAATCGTTATTAGCCGAAAAGGAGACGGACCCCACCGAGTTAAGTTCAGACTCCGAAAGTGATCAGCCATCATCATCTTCCTCTAGCTTAAGGTTCCAACCATGGATAGTTGACCTAATCACGTCAAGCTGTCAATCGTCTCAAAACCGAGAAGAAAGTTCACAACGATATAGTTCATTAGCTCCCATGGTTGATAAAGATAGTGAGCATGGAAGCCATAGAAGTGATATAGAATTTAATGGCAATGTTAGAGAAGCTATATCATTGTCCAGAAATGTACCTTCGGGCCCACCTCCGCTGTGCTCAATATGTCAGCACAAGGCACCGATATTCGGAAAGCCTCCAAGATGGTTTACTTATGCTGAGCTGGAACTTGCAACTGGAGGTTTTTCACAAGTGAATTTCTTGGCTGAAGGTGGATACGGGTCGGTACACAGAGGGGTACTACCAGATGGTCAAGCAGTTGCTGTTAAGCAACATAAACTAGCAAGTTCTCAAGGGGATCAAGAATTTTGCTCGGAAGTTGAAGTGTTGAGCTGTGCTCAGCATCGAAACGTTGTAATGTTGATTGGATTTTGTATTGAAGATGGGAGGAGGCTGCTagtttatgaatatatatgtaACGGATCGTTGGATTCACATCTTTATG GACGTCATCGAGATCCATTAAAATGGGCAGCACGACAAAAGATTGCAGTTGGAGCAGCTCGAGGGTTACGATATCTTCATGAAGAATGCAGAGTTGGTTGCATTGTACATCGCGACATGCGGCCAAACAATATCCTCATTACCCATGATTTCGAGCCTCTG GTAGGGGATTTCGGCCTAGCAAGGTGGCAGCCTGATGGTGACACTGGAGAAGAAACAAGAGTAATTGGAACATTTGG ATATCTGGCCCCTGAGTATGCACAAAGTGGCCAGATCACTGAAAAAGCTGATGTATACTCATTCGGAGTTGTATTGGTGGAACTTGTTACTGGACGAAAAGCAGTGGATCTTAACCGACCCAAAGGTCAACAATGCCTCACAGAATGG GCACGCCCATTATTGGAAGAAGAAGCCATTGATGACTTAATTGATCCTCAGATAAGAAACTCATACGCAGAACAAGAAGTTTATTGCATGCTGCAAGCCGCTTCTTTATGCATTAAAAAAGATCCACAGTTGCGTCCGCGTATGTCACAG GTGCTACGAATactagaaggcgacatggtgatggaTTCAAGTTACGAAGTGGGGAATCGTAGTGGTAGGATTTACATGGATCGTCAACAAAGTCCTATGAGGGAGACATTTGAAGGTTTCAGTAGCAAACCTTCTCTTGATTCAAATCGTTCTTTGTATTGGCAAAGAGAAAAGGCCAGGAGGACTTCATCTGAAGATAGAAGGTAA
- the LOC139873344 gene encoding 3-epi-6-deoxocathasterone 23-monooxygenase CYP90D1-like, whose amino-acid sequence MEFIFNPFILLLTTTTVFISTMLLLIFTFFLINYLQPLGKPSSPLKRTLLGSMGWPFIGETLDFIACGYTDHPESFMEKRRLLYGKVFKSHLFGNPTIISTDAKVSRIILQSDANSFVPSYPKSLTELMGECSILRINGSFHRRIHGLIGSFFKSPYLKAQVTSNMQKLLLQSMATWKEDRPIYIQDETKHIAFQVLAKALIGLDPGQEMDFLMVEFRKFIAGLMSIPINLPGTQLHRSLDAKKKMVRLILKIIRDKRVDGLDRSQQSYNVADVLLNDKSEKLTDELISDNMIDLMIPGEDSVPMLMTLAIKYLSDCPKALHQLKEENLGLKRRKENLGDTLSWDDYLSLPFTQSVITETLRMGNIIMGVIRKAMRDVEIKGYLIPKGWRVLTHFRSVHFDECYHESPHQFNPWRWQDKNMSNCNSIGFTPFGGGLRLCPGLDLARLEASIFLHHFVTAFRWIAEKDTIINFPTVKLKNRMPIWVKKEI is encoded by the exons ATGGAGTTCATTTTCAACCCCTTCATCCTCCTTTTAACCACCACAACGGTTTTCATATCCACCATGTTGTTACTTATATTCACTTTCTTCCTCATCAACTACCTCCAACCGCTAGGTAAACCATCATCGCCGCTTAAAAGGACTCTCCTAGGATCCATGGGATGGCCTTTTATCGGCGAAACGCTAGATTTTATAGCTTGCGGTTACACCGATCATCCTGAATCATTCATGGAAAAACGTCGTTTATT GTATGGAAAGGTATTCAAATCTCATCTGTTTGGTAATCCAACGATAATATCGACTGATGCAAAAGTTAGTCGAATCATATTACAAAGTGATGCTAATAGCTTCGTACCTTCGTATCCTAAATCACTAACCGAGTTGATGGGCGAGTGTTCAATTCTAAGGATCAATGGAAGTTTTCATAGGAGAATTCATGGTTTAATTGGTTCGTTCTTCAAGTCTCCATATCTTAAAGCTCAAGTTACTTCCAATATGCAAAAGTTACTTCTTCAATCCATGGCAACTTGGAAGGAAGATCGTCCTATTTACATACAAGATGAAACTAAACAT ATTGCGTTTCAAGTACTAGCCAAAGCTTTGATCGGGTTGGATCCGGGTCAAGAAATGGACTTTTTGATGGTCGAATTTCGAAAATTCATCGCGGGTCTCATGTCCATACCTATAAACTTACCGGGAACACAGCTTCATCGATCATTGGACGCCAAGAAAAAGATGGTTAGATTAATCCTTAAAATTATTCGCGATAAACGGGTAGATGGTCTTGATCGTTCACAACAATCATATAATGTGGCTGATGTTTTGCTTAATGATAAGAGCGAAAAGCTAACAGACGAGTTAATATCTGATAATATGATCGATTTGATGATTCCCGGCGAGGATTCTGTGCCAATGCTTATGACTTTAGCTATCAAATACTTATCAGATTGTCCCAAAGCTCTTCATCAACTTAAG gaggaaaatttggggttgaaaagacgTAAAGAAAACCTCGGAGATACTTTGTCTTGGGATGATTACCTATCGTTGCCATTTACTCAAAGC GTGATTACGGAAACACTAAGAATGGGGAATATAATAATGGGTGTGATTAGAAAGGCTATGAGAGATGTGGAGATTAAAGGTTACTTAATACCAAAGGGATGGCGTGTATTAACTCATTTTAGATCAGTTCATTTTGATGAATGTTATCATGAATCTCCCCACCAGTTTAATCCTTGGAGATGGCAG GATAAAAACATGAGCAATTGTAATAGTATTGGATTTACTCCTTTTGGAGGAGGGCTTAGACTGTGTCCAGGGCTGGATTTGGCTAGACTAGAGGCTTCTATATTCCTACATCACTTCGTTACGGCGTTTAG GTGGATAGCTGAGAAAGACACCATAATCAACTTCCCAACAGTAAAATTGAAGAACAGAATGCCAATTTGGGTCAAAAAGGAGATATAA